In the genome of Planctomyces sp. SH-PL62, the window CGAGCATCTCCGAGACGAGATGCTGGGTCAGCGGGGCGAAGATCCCCTGCGACCAGAACTGCCGCCAACTCGGGTCCGCCGGGACCACCCCGTCGAGCCTTCGCGTCATCTCGGCGCTGAGCTCGTCGAAATTCGTGTAGAGCGAGGCCCTCGCCGCGATCGCGTCGAAGACCCCGGCGGCCTGTTCCAGGGTGGATCGACCGGCGGCGGCGCCCGGCCCCTGCAACATCTGGTCGATGGCGGCGGTGGCGACCCCGGGGGCCCCCACCCCGACGGTCGAGGGGATCTCGCCCACCGTGACGACGACCTCGTCGACTTCCGAGATCCGCACCCCGTCCGCGTCCACCGACGCGACGACCAGGCCGAGCCGGTAGATCCCGGACGCCGTCGGCACGAAGGAGTAGTACCCCTCCTCCTGCGCCCCCTGCTCCATCTTCGGACCGGACAGCGGGATCCAGCGGTAGGCCAGCTCGCCGCGAGGCGTGCTGCGACCCCCGTTGACGGTGATCCGACGACCGACGAGCCCGATCTGGTCGTCGCCGGCGTCGGCCCGCAAGGGCGTGGTCGCGGTCGCGGTCGGCTTCGCGGTCGGCCTCGTCGTCCGAGGGCTCGGGATCGACGGCCGTAGCGGCACGGCCGCGGGCTCCGGGTGAGACGCGACGACTTCCGCTTCCATCTCGGGAGCGGGACGGAGCGGGGCGGGCAGGTCGAGCAGAGGCTCCTCGAAAGCCGGGGCAAGGCCCGTGGACCCCAGGCTCAAGGCCGCCGAGACGAGCATCGACACTCCAACGCGTCGGGCCGAGCGGCCCGGATGGCGGCCCTGAAACATGGCGATCCCCTCGATAACGTCTCTCCAGCCCGACCCCCCCGCCGATCGGGGTCGTCGCGGCGACTCATGGAGAGAAAATCGTCCGTATCGTCCGCAAACTTTCGGTAAACCGGCCGAGCCCAAGAAATCGGATTCCCGGAACAAGCGGAAGAAGCCGGAATCGACGTATGGTGTTCTCAGCCAAGTTTCGAGCACGGGGACGGGCGTCGGATACAGTTAGACAGAATCCCCGCCGCGAGCAGGGCCTCCCCACGGAGGGAGAGGACCGTCGCCCCTCGCGGCTCAGAACGTGGAGGTGCGCTATGCTGAGACGAATCTGCCTCACGCTCGTTTTGCCCCTGGCCGCGGCGGCCCTCGCGCCGTCCCCCTGTCTCGCGTTCGGCATCCACACGTACTACAGCAAGACGACCATCAAGACCGTCACCCACGGCCGTCCCCCGGCCGCCGCCCCGGCGCCCGCCGCCGCTCCGGCGTTCTTCGCTCCGGCGGCCCCCATGATGCAGATGGCGCCGATGGTCCAGATGGCTCCCGCCGTCCAGATGGCCCCCATGATGCAGATGGCGCCGATGGTCCAGATGGCTCCCGCCGTCCAGATGGCCCCCATGATGCAGATGGCGCCGATGGTCCAGATGGCCCCCATGGCTCCGGCCTACTACGCGCCGAGCTTCGCCCCGGCGGCCCCGCAGGGCGTACCGATCGCGCCCAACTACGCCCCCGCCGCCCCCCAATTCGCACCCCCGGCCCCGACCGCCCAGGCGTCGCCCCAGCGGTAAGGGTCGGGCCTGAAGCTGAACTCGGAACGCGTGGGGCGGGTGATTCCTCCTCACGCGTTTTTTTTTGGTCCGCGACGACTCCGACCGGCCTCATGCGTTAATATAGAGAACCTGGCTCATATGTTCGGCCTGGGTTGAATTCGACGGCCGCGAGCGGCCGACGTCGCCTCGATGAGATCCATTTCTGGAGATGCAGCATGAGAAGCATGTCGGCCTTGAGATCGGTCCCGGCCGTCCTGGGACTGGTGCTCGCCGTGGCGGTCGAAGCCGAGGCGGGGTGCCTCCACGGCTACTCCCGGTGCGCGTCGTGCTACGGCTACACGACGCCGGGAGTGGCCCCCGTCCCGGTCGGGGTGCCCGTCCCGGTCGGAATGCCCGTCCCGGTTCCGGCCGGGACGACCGCGCCGGTCGGCCCCCTCGGCGGCCCTCCCCCGCCCCCGGGTGCGATGGCTCCCGGCGTGCTGGTCTCCGGATCGGGCGCCATGTTCGCCCCGACGACCCTGCCGGCCGCCGGTCAGGCGAGCTATTCGCCGTACTACTACTACGGTTGGGCGGGTGGCATGATGGCCCCGGCGGCCCCGGCCCGTGCTTCGTTCCTTGAGGGCTATAGCGAGCTGGCCCCGATCCTGCCGGTGACGGCGGGAGCCCCGCTGTTCAACGGCCAGCTCTTCGGCTCGCACATCTTCCAGGTGCTAAGGCAGTTCGGCCAGGGGCTGGACAAGAAGGCCCTGTTCGAGATGGCGGTCCAGGCCTTCGTCAACGCCAGCGGCATCGCCCCGACCACCACCGAACGCGCGATCCTCGAGCGCATCGCCGGCCAGGTCCTGGGGAGCTTCGGCGGCGGCGGAGGGGGTCTGAACAACCAGCCCCAGCCGGGCGCCACGCTCCCGGCGACCGGCGGTCGCACCGTCGTGACCATCGAGATCCCCGCCGGCTCCAAGGTGACGATCGTCAACGCGGACGGCCAGGTCGTCGGCGGAGGCCAGGTCGAGACGCCCGCCGGAGACGGACAGAATCTGGAAAGCGTCCCGCCGCCGCCGCGAGCCCCCGCCGACGAGCCTTTGAAGACTCCCGAGCTGCCCGAACCCGCCCCGGAGGCCGAAGCCGCCCCGGCGACCGAAGCCGCTCCGGCGACCCAAGCGGACCCGGCGACCGAAGCGGCCGCGCGCCACCCGGGCTGAGTCCTGGTCGAACGCGACGATGCGTCGGGGATGGGGCCGAGACCCTCCCCGACGCATCTTTTTTTCCCGGCCTGGAGTTCGCCGTGATTATTCCGACCCGGGGGCCGGTTGCGTGGCGGGAGGCGTGGCGGCCGGGGCCGCCGAAGTTTGGGCCGGGGCCTGGCCGGGCGGGGGCGCCGGGCCGCTGAGCGGATCGGCACCGACCTCGCCGTCGGGAGGCACGGCCACGCCGCCCCCCCGCCCGCGTCGTGGTCGGCCTGGATGGAGACGGGGCCGGCCCCCGCGGGGGCCGCTTGCGGATACGGGATCGTCACGGTCACCGTGATCGCCCCATTCGCGGGGCCGACCGCGACCCCCCCAGGGGCCGAATAAGCCGCCTGCGCCGGAGATGCCGCCGCTGCCGCCGCGACGTCCACCATCGGGGCGAACCCGACCGACTCCGGCGTGGACGGGAAGGGGGGCTCGGGCGCCGGCGGGGTCGCACCGGCTCCTGGGGGCGGGGCCGACGTCGCCGGAGCCATGGCCGCGGCCGCCGCCATCGCCGCCGGGCTGTACAACCGCTTGACCCCTTCGACGTCATAGAAGCTCGGCTTCTTCACGTTCCCCAGCCCGATCACGTCCGTCGTGAGGTTGTAGTTGTGCTTGGTCCGGTAGAAGTCCTGCCAGACCTTCGGGATGGAGTACACGGGGAAGACCGGGCGGGAGAAGGCGTCGACCCGATTGGGGTCCACGCTTCCCGCCCTCGAGTCGTAGAGCATGATCGAGAAGAAATCGAACCCGGTGCCGAGGGTGGTGAATTCCTGGGTGGGCGTGGTGAACTGGGAAATCCAGGATGGCTGGATGTTCCGTTCGATGAGCGAGAGGTGCGCCGGCCGATCCGGCCGCGACTGCTCGTGGAAGTAGCCCAGGGCGTGGCCCAGCTCGTGCGCGATGTGAGATTCCGGGAAGCGGCTGGGGTCGAGCAGGTTCAGCCACTGGCCGCCGGGGATCATCCCGACGCTCGACGAGCCGGCGTCGCCGCCGACCAGCTTGACGTAAAGATAGTTGGGGTCTCCCGGCGTATACGGCCGGAACTTGACGGCCGTCGTCTGGTCCATCCAGAGTTTGGCGGCCGCCTCGAACCGCGGGCGGAACGGTTCATAGCTCGGGTCGATGTAATAGGGGATGACGCCGCCCGGCCAGAGGTTCTGCGCCCCGAGGATCGCGAGAGCCTGGGCCACCGGCCGGCTGGGATCGTCCTTGGGGGGCGGGGGGGCGTTCGGCGGCGCGGACGCCTGGGACGCCGCGACGAACTGGTCCAGGGCCTCGTCGGCCCCCTTCGTCATCGCCCCGCCCGGCGCGGCCGCCGTCGGCGACCGAAGCATGCGCCGGGCTTCCTCGAGCCGCCGCACGGCCCGCAGCAACCGCTCGGCCCCGGCCGAGGCCGTCGCCGGCGTGGCCAGTCGGGTCGCCTGCCTGGGCTGCTGGGCCAGCTCCCGCGACATCCGGACCACCGCCTCGCGAATCTCGGGGGGGAGGCCGAGGCGCTCCTTGTTCGGGCTCCTGTCGAACTCCTGGGCCGC includes:
- a CDS encoding M12 family metallopeptidase — its product is MKARKRPFLLVSLAASTAGALMALSFFVVPGTGLAQEPPPPPAQPTGGALAPMLGGRLPAPTIPVTITWDSRFKPVETMAAVVGPYVVIEGDMIIGTTDDVSNAMLNDAIAAAQEFDRSPNKERLGLPPEIREAVVRMSRELAQQPRQATRLATPATASAGAERLLRAVRRLEEARRMLRSPTAAAPGGAMTKGADEALDQFVAASQASAPPNAPPPPKDDPSRPVAQALAILGAQNLWPGGVIPYYIDPSYEPFRPRFEAAAKLWMDQTTAVKFRPYTPGDPNYLYVKLVGGDAGSSSVGMIPGGQWLNLLDPSRFPESHIAHELGHALGYFHEQSRPDRPAHLSLIERNIQPSWISQFTTPTQEFTTLGTGFDFFSIMLYDSRAGSVDPNRVDAFSRPVFPVYSIPKVWQDFYRTKHNYNLTTDVIGLGNVKKPSFYDVEGVKRLYSPAAMAAAAAMAPATSAPPPGAGATPPAPEPPFPSTPESVGFAPMVDVAAAAAASPAQAAYSAPGGVAVGPANGAITVTVTIPYPQAAPAGAGPVSIQADHDAGGGAAWPCLPTARSVPIRSAARRPRPARPRPKLRRPRPPRLPPRNRPPGRNNHGELQAGKKRCVGEGLGPIPDASSRSTRTQPGWRAAASVAGSAWVAGAASVAGAASASGAGSGSSGVFKGSSAGARGGGGTLSRFCPSPAGVSTWPPPTTWPSALTIVTLEPAGISMVTTVRPPVAGSVAPGWGWLFRPPPPPPKLPRTWPAMRSRIARSVVVGAMPLALTKAWTAISNRAFLSSPWPNCLSTWKMCEPKSWPLNSGAPAVTGRIGASSL